One window from the genome of Myxocyprinus asiaticus isolate MX2 ecotype Aquarium Trade chromosome 30, UBuf_Myxa_2, whole genome shotgun sequence encodes:
- the LOC127421512 gene encoding palmitoyltransferase ZDHHC3-like, with protein MKSSPANRSRDIERQAGYLCPEHCAPPPPRAHAADEMWFIRDCCGIVCGVITWLLVFYAEFVVVFVMLLPAKSVVYSIINGAVFNGLAFLALASHFRAMCTDPGAVPKGNATKEFIESLQLKPGQVVYKCPKCCSIKPDRAHHCSVCKRCIRKMDHHCPWVNNCVGENNQKYFVLFTMYIALISLHALIMVAFHFVLCFEDDWGKCSSFSPPATVILLIFLCFESLLFLIFTAVMFGTQVHSICNDETGIEQLKKEERRWAKKSMWMNMKVVFGHPYSLAWLSPFATPDHGKANLYQYVV; from the exons ATGAAGAGTTCCCCAGCTAACCGCAGCCGGGACATCGAGCGGCAGGCCGGTTATCTGTGCCCGGAGCACTGTGCCCCGCCCCCTCCGCGAGCTCACGCTGCAGACGAGATGTGGTTCATCCGTGACTGCTGCGGCATCGTGTGCGGCGTGATCACGTGGCTGCTGGTGTTTTACGCTGAGTTTGTGGTCGTGTTTGTAATGCTGCTGCCAGCGAAGAGCGTGGTGTACAGCATCATTAACGGCGCTGTGTTTAACGGACTGGCCTTCCTCGCCCTTGCATCTCACTTCAGAGCCATGTGTACTGATCCG GGAGCCGTACCAAAGGGAAATGCCACTAAGGAGTTTATCGAGAGTTTACAGCTGAAGCCGGGACAGGTGGTGTATAAATGTCCCAAATGTTGCAGCATCAAACCGGATAGAGCACATCACTGCAG TGTGTGCAAACGCTGTATCAGGAAGATGGATCATCACTGTCCCTGGGTGAACAACTGTGTGGGAGAAAACAACCAGAAATACTTTGTTCTTTTCACT ATGTACATTGCTCTGATTTCTCTTCATGCACTCATCATGGTGGCTTTCCATTTTGTCCTCTGTTTTGAAGACGACTGGGGAA AGTGCAGTAGCTTCTCTCCTCCGGCGACGGTGATCCTCCTCATCTTCCTGTGTTTTGAGAGTCTGCTCTTCCTCATCTTCACGGCTGTGATGTTTGGAACGCAGGTTCACTCAATCTGTAACGACGAGACC GGAATCGAGCAGCTGAAGAAAGAAGAGAGGAGATGGGCAAAGAAATCAATGTGGATGAACATGAAGGTTGTGTTCGGTCACCCCTACTCTCTAGCGTGGTTGAGTCCATTCGCCACACCAGATCACGGGAAAGCAAATCTCTATCAGTATGTGGTGTGA